One region of Pelorhabdus rhamnosifermentans genomic DNA includes:
- a CDS encoding amidase domain-containing protein gives MSFFEELDGEARELVKRQEYEWRHKNDLQSQTFSFSRQQAVYYAHYYWSDINTGYPYFGGDDCTNFVSQCWVSAGIPETANWFCDPIEEFEDPRIRYFTGDQFIETRSWQDADVFGNYMVNQGYCRMVYSSIEANLGDVIQFYNSEHGWHHSAIITQIDPNGDLHYTAHSDAHLDRPLSDVYPQNGEELRFLCPYNAY, from the coding sequence TTGAGCTTTTTTGAAGAGTTAGATGGGGAAGCAAGGGAATTGGTAAAACGGCAGGAGTATGAGTGGAGGCACAAGAATGATTTGCAATCGCAAACATTTAGTTTTAGTCGGCAACAAGCCGTATATTATGCGCATTATTATTGGTCAGATATAAATACGGGGTATCCTTACTTCGGTGGTGATGATTGTACAAATTTTGTATCACAATGCTGGGTATCAGCAGGAATTCCAGAAACAGCGAACTGGTTTTGTGACCCTATAGAGGAATTCGAAGACCCAAGAATTAGATATTTCACAGGTGATCAATTTATAGAAACGCGTTCTTGGCAAGATGCAGATGTTTTTGGAAATTATATGGTAAATCAAGGTTATTGTAGGATGGTATATAGCAGTATTGAAGCTAACCTTGGAGACGTAATTCAGTTTTATAATTCTGAACATGGGTGGCATCATTCCGCAATAATAACACAAATAGATCCAAATGGTGATTTACACTATACTGCACACAGTGACGCACACCTTGACAGACCTTTATCTGACGTCTATCCTCAAAACGGTGAAGAACTTAGATTTCTTTGTCCCTATAATGCCTACTAA
- a CDS encoding membrane-associated protease 1, translating to MGFTLAVTRQDTIYFGTDIISFVNADVGTPTNSMAKSSKGAITMIVTGKLTSNNSEIGKLTSNSNSEETNLTNSDTVKLFQWSLVSAQSSDAYRSVVVEVKSAGQTFRTIHLPHAFIVDYNERYNTTTGMGEFVIAFKTESRSSR from the coding sequence ATGGGATTTACATTAGCAGTCACGAGACAAGACACTATTTATTTTGGTACAGACATAATTAGCTTTGTAAATGCGGACGTGGGTACGCCAACCAACTCTATGGCTAAATCTTCTAAAGGTGCTATTACTATGATAGTAACAGGAAAACTTACTTCAAATAATAGTGAAATAGGAAAACTTACTTCGAATAGTAACTCAGAAGAAACCAATTTGACTAATAGCGACACAGTAAAGCTATTTCAATGGTCGTTAGTTTCAGCACAAAGTTCAGATGCTTATCGCAGCGTAGTCGTTGAAGTAAAATCCGCTGGTCAAACTTTTAGAACAATACATTTACCACATGCTTTTATTGTTGATTATAATGAAAGATATAATACTACCACAGGTATGGGCGAATTTGTCATTGCTTTTAAGACGGAAAGCAGATCAAGCAGATAA